In the genome of Methylophaga nitratireducenticrescens, one region contains:
- a CDS encoding PEP-CTERM domain protein: MKNAMLFCIALLFSVGANAATLTLSTVSSSGATQSVDLNNNSTVLAGGTVENTGLWESLFDVQTDVDTPVKVEWSFNPTSSLSNAQLAFGEITGSGGSYVGLPTIFNITGDFVFTAILTAGTFFGVDIFNATSDVLKYDLSISAVPVPAALWLFAPALMGFFGLRRKALKATAA; this comes from the coding sequence ATGAAAAATGCGATGCTATTTTGTATAGCTTTATTGTTCTCAGTTGGTGCTAACGCCGCTACACTGACATTATCAACCGTAAGTTCTTCTGGCGCTACTCAAAGTGTTGACCTGAATAATAACAGTACTGTTCTAGCTGGCGGTACTGTAGAAAATACAGGACTTTGGGAATCTTTGTTTGATGTTCAAACGGATGTTGATACGCCAGTGAAGGTTGAATGGTCATTCAATCCTACTAGCAGTTTGAGTAATGCTCAACTGGCGTTTGGAGAGATTACTGGCTCTGGTGGTAGTTATGTCGGTTTGCCAACAATCTTTAATATCACAGGTGATTTTGTCTTTACGGCTATTTTGACTGCGGGAACTTTCTTTGGCGTGGATATTTTTAATGCCACTTCAGACGTATTGAAATATGACCTGTCGATCTCTGCAGTACCTGTACCAGCTGCGTTATGGTTGTTTGCACCCGCTCTGATGGGCTTCTTCGGTTTACGCCGTAAAGCACTGAAAGCAACTGCTGCATAA
- a CDS encoding polysaccharide biosynthesis/export family protein, giving the protein MNKLANMVLLMVTLMMGSFVHASEPYTLNAGDILSISVWNEDALQKEVVVLPDGTISFPLAGQLNAKDKTVLQVETELKEKLSEYISDPVVNVTVNQVSGNTVHILGKVLRPGSFGMSQPLDAMQALSLAGGLTTYAKENDIIILRRDGMKQQIIPVLYANIKQGKSLESNVLLQSGDVIIIP; this is encoded by the coding sequence ATGAATAAGTTGGCAAATATGGTGTTGCTAATGGTAACACTAATGATGGGATCATTTGTTCATGCTTCCGAGCCCTATACACTTAATGCAGGAGATATCTTAAGTATTTCTGTTTGGAATGAAGATGCATTGCAGAAAGAAGTCGTTGTTCTTCCCGATGGCACCATTTCTTTTCCCTTGGCAGGTCAACTGAATGCTAAGGATAAAACAGTTCTTCAGGTTGAAACAGAACTTAAAGAAAAATTATCAGAATATATTTCAGACCCCGTAGTTAACGTTACCGTCAATCAGGTTTCAGGAAATACGGTACATATCCTGGGTAAAGTATTACGTCCTGGATCATTTGGAATGAGTCAGCCACTTGATGCAATGCAGGCTTTGAGCCTAGCAGGGGGGCTGACAACTTATGCAAAAGAAAATGACATTATCATTCTCCGCAGAGATGGAATGAAACAACAAATCATCCCAGTGCTTTACGCTAATATCAAACAAGGTAAATCGCTCGAATCTAATGTGCTGTTACAAAGCGGTGATGTCATTATTATTCCTTGA
- a CDS encoding autotransporter domain-containing protein — translation MKIKIIMSVLVASLFQSNIARSAEYIIGADFSPTFNYDDNVELRDDEEGSFVTKITPTLLLSRAVENASISMNAGYRVERYTSLSDLDRQDPFANIAGSYNTERSAYGLRAGYSERAQRSIADEDTGDFSSNATVTTKSLAPSYQYQFTERDFLYTSVNYNESAYDTSRFSDTETTSLTGGWRRNLTERLTGGLALTYAQYESESEFSESEYDSYNLSVTSTYMMNEQWSFSGQVGYRTTESESQSLLGGPKQTDRNTGSLFDFSANYVGELNTLSFSLSRSLNPSGEGVVNETDRVSLSWNRNIAETVSVSFNTSYQETQSADDLTNTDREYFTFSPALNWQLQRNLALKMGYQYRQQKGTSFGGLDTNDDKVDSNMVFLTVNYDWDGLRFSR, via the coding sequence ATGAAAATAAAAATTATTATGTCGGTTTTGGTTGCAAGCTTGTTCCAATCGAATATCGCCAGATCCGCCGAATATATTATCGGGGCCGACTTTTCTCCGACATTCAATTATGATGATAACGTTGAGTTGCGGGATGATGAAGAAGGTAGCTTTGTTACCAAAATAACCCCCACATTATTATTGTCTCGAGCGGTTGAAAATGCATCCATTAGTATGAATGCAGGTTATCGTGTGGAACGATACACAAGCTTATCCGATCTGGATAGGCAGGATCCCTTCGCAAACATAGCGGGTAGTTACAATACGGAACGTAGCGCTTACGGACTGAGAGCTGGTTATTCTGAAAGAGCACAGCGTTCAATTGCAGATGAAGATACCGGGGATTTTTCTTCTAATGCAACGGTAACCACAAAATCACTGGCACCAAGCTATCAATATCAATTCACGGAACGTGATTTCCTTTATACCAGCGTTAACTATAACGAAAGTGCTTACGATACAAGTCGCTTCAGTGATACTGAAACCACGTCTTTAACCGGAGGGTGGCGTCGAAACTTGACGGAACGTTTGACCGGTGGATTGGCGTTGACATATGCACAGTATGAATCGGAGTCTGAATTTAGCGAATCAGAATACGACAGTTACAATTTAAGTGTCACCAGTACCTATATGATGAATGAACAATGGTCATTTTCTGGTCAGGTTGGCTATCGGACAACTGAAAGTGAATCACAATCTTTACTCGGTGGCCCCAAACAAACAGACAGAAACACAGGTTCTTTATTTGATTTTTCAGCAAATTATGTTGGTGAATTGAATACATTATCATTTTCATTATCACGTTCTCTTAATCCTTCAGGCGAGGGGGTGGTCAATGAAACTGACCGTGTCTCACTTTCCTGGAACAGAAATATCGCGGAAACAGTGTCGGTTTCATTCAACACCTCCTATCAGGAAACGCAGTCTGCAGACGATCTGACAAACACCGACAGAGAATATTTTACCTTTTCGCCAGCACTTAACTGGCAATTGCAAAGAAACCTTGCCCTAAAAATGGGTTATCAGTATCGCCAACAAAAAGGCACAAGTTTTGGTGGATTAGATACCAATGATGACAAAGTCGACAGTAATATGGTTTTCCTCACGGTAAACTACGACTGGGACGGTTTGCGTTTTTCGCGATAA
- a CDS encoding GumC family protein translates to MEEDVKSLRDYLDILWRRKYWIVIPAFILMIGTVVFTYSLPESFKSQGLILIESQEIPQDLIRTTVTSYADQRIEVIKQRLLTTNRIMEVVEKHNLYLEQRKSSPITAPIVELFKSNVSVDIIQANVTDPASGRAKKASIAFTVSFMDQSPRKAQQVANELVTEFLNENARARTDRAQDTTQFLKLEGDRMQKEIQQTEKEIAEFRDQYSDSLPDMLEYNLNTVQNIQEEIASIQNQIMVQSDQMTTMGLQLSMIPKQLTGPTSNAAGQPSASMVALQQLRAEYRSMQSKYSANHPDLQRVKREIDALEAEIGVAASPREEVEMQLTSARSNLQTLKQRYAAEHPDVKAAAAEIDRLEQRLSDLPEEMSDEATTANGSTNPVYIEVSAKIDATEREIGRLRERQAELREKLAEYENRVYQTNQVQRAYQDLTRDRENKLAKYQELRAKQLEAELAQTLETENKGENFTLIEPPQVSNEAEKPNRKKLIAMGFVGSVGAGIGLAILVEMLFGGVRGYTQISRIVGKPPIVVIPIIQTDQQKRRKRRIIYSLIVLGIIFGLCAIALFHFFVMNLEVLWFKVLNKLSLL, encoded by the coding sequence ATGGAAGAAGATGTCAAAAGCCTACGGGATTACTTGGATATTCTGTGGCGGCGTAAATATTGGATTGTAATCCCGGCTTTTATCCTGATGATAGGTACAGTGGTATTCACATACTCACTTCCCGAGAGCTTTAAATCACAAGGTTTGATTTTGATCGAATCTCAGGAAATTCCACAAGATTTGATTCGCACCACCGTGACAAGTTATGCAGATCAACGTATTGAAGTTATTAAACAACGTCTGCTCACAACCAACCGGATTATGGAGGTTGTTGAAAAACATAATCTTTATCTGGAGCAAAGAAAAAGCTCACCCATTACAGCACCGATTGTGGAGTTATTTAAGAGCAATGTCAGCGTAGATATTATTCAGGCAAATGTCACCGACCCTGCCAGTGGTCGAGCTAAAAAAGCCAGTATTGCATTTACTGTCTCGTTCATGGATCAGTCTCCTCGAAAAGCCCAACAAGTTGCAAATGAACTGGTTACAGAGTTCTTAAATGAAAATGCCAGAGCAAGAACAGATCGGGCCCAGGACACCACCCAGTTTTTGAAACTGGAAGGTGACAGAATGCAGAAAGAAATTCAGCAAACTGAAAAAGAAATTGCAGAATTTCGTGATCAATACAGCGATAGTCTTCCGGACATGCTCGAATATAATTTGAACACGGTTCAAAATATTCAGGAAGAGATTGCTTCAATACAGAACCAAATCATGGTGCAAAGCGACCAAATGACCACAATGGGATTACAGTTGTCCATGATTCCTAAGCAGCTCACCGGCCCGACCAGTAACGCAGCCGGTCAGCCATCAGCCTCCATGGTAGCTTTGCAACAATTACGTGCTGAATACCGTTCAATGCAAAGCAAGTATTCTGCTAATCATCCAGACTTACAGCGTGTAAAGCGTGAAATAGATGCACTGGAAGCAGAAATTGGTGTCGCTGCATCTCCGCGAGAAGAGGTTGAAATGCAATTAACTTCGGCTAGAAGTAATTTGCAAACACTCAAACAACGTTATGCAGCAGAACATCCAGATGTTAAAGCTGCAGCAGCTGAAATAGATCGTCTGGAACAACGCCTTAGTGATTTGCCAGAAGAAATGTCTGATGAAGCGACAACTGCAAATGGTTCAACAAACCCGGTATATATAGAAGTAAGTGCCAAAATTGACGCGACAGAGCGTGAGATTGGCCGCTTGAGAGAGAGGCAGGCAGAATTACGCGAGAAACTGGCAGAATACGAAAACCGTGTTTATCAGACCAATCAGGTTCAACGCGCTTATCAGGATCTGACCCGTGACCGTGAAAATAAACTGGCTAAATATCAAGAGCTAAGAGCCAAACAATTAGAAGCTGAACTGGCACAAACCCTGGAAACTGAAAACAAGGGCGAAAATTTTACCCTTATTGAACCGCCTCAGGTTTCAAATGAAGCTGAGAAACCAAATCGTAAGAAACTTATCGCCATGGGCTTTGTAGGCTCGGTTGGTGCAGGAATCGGTCTCGCCATTCTGGTTGAAATGTTATTTGGTGGAGTGCGTGGCTATACACAGATTTCAAGAATCGTTGGAAAGCCTCCTATTGTTGTTATACCAATTATTCAAACCGATCAACAAAAACGCCGTAAAAGACGAATCATCTATAGTCTGATCGTTTTAGGAATTATCTTCGGCCTATGTGCAATCGCATTGTTTCATTTCTTTGTGATGAATCTGGAAGTGCTTTGGTTCAAAGTACTGAATAAGCTGAGCTTGCTGTAA
- a CDS encoding polysaccharide biosynthesis tyrosine autokinase — MDRIQKALEKAKQRHAQKPEPVTVEPTKSESSVSQAEDPLAAPIESISYSQTKVVNVPNHQLERKRIIAGFYNNPQSAVFRMLRTQVLKKMRSNRWQTLAVTSPTAGEGKSVVAANLAMAIAMELNQTVLLVDMDLRNPSISNYFGLNAQVGLKDYLSGDLQLSEVLINPGIKRLVILPGVGRAEDSAELLSSPKMASLVADIKSQYDSRVIIFDVPPVLQTDDVSLAASYFDSTLLVLEDGKNTESNITKSLQMLEGSHLLGTVVNKSASPPEHQNY, encoded by the coding sequence ATGGACAGAATTCAGAAAGCGCTTGAAAAAGCCAAGCAGCGACACGCTCAGAAACCAGAGCCAGTCACCGTAGAACCCACTAAATCTGAGAGTAGTGTTTCGCAAGCCGAAGACCCATTGGCCGCGCCAATTGAATCGATATCGTATTCCCAGACCAAAGTGGTCAACGTTCCGAATCATCAGCTTGAACGTAAGCGGATCATTGCAGGTTTCTACAATAATCCACAATCAGCCGTGTTCAGAATGTTGCGGACCCAAGTACTGAAAAAAATGCGTAGCAATCGCTGGCAAACGCTGGCAGTTACCTCTCCAACAGCCGGGGAAGGTAAATCAGTTGTGGCCGCCAATCTTGCCATGGCAATTGCCATGGAGCTCAATCAAACGGTATTGCTGGTCGATATGGATTTGCGTAATCCGAGTATCAGTAATTATTTTGGTCTCAATGCACAGGTGGGACTCAAAGATTATCTGTCGGGTGATTTACAACTTTCTGAGGTCTTGATAAACCCAGGTATCAAACGATTGGTGATATTACCGGGGGTCGGAAGAGCAGAAGATTCTGCTGAACTGCTATCCAGCCCCAAAATGGCGAGTCTGGTAGCTGACATTAAATCTCAATATGATTCCCGGGTCATTATTTTTGATGTGCCGCCTGTTTTGCAAACTGATGATGTGTCGCTTGCAGCAAGCTATTTTGACAGTACCTTGCTTGTGCTCGAAGATGGTAAGAATACTGAATCAAATATCACTAAATCTTTACAGATGCTTGAGGGATCACACTTGCTTGGTACAGTGGTGAACAAGTCTGCCAGTCCTCCCGAACATCAAAATTATTAA
- a CDS encoding ExeA family protein, with amino-acid sequence MYTEHFGLTHKPFNLVPDPQFLYMSPNHKKALTMLEYGLMSHAGFTVVTGEIGAGKTTLIRALLGKIEDDCVIGLINNTHESFGELMVWVLDSLEIESSATDNAGRYRDYINFVVEQHAQGRRVVLIVDEAQNLSVQALEELRLLSNVNIDSDIFLQLVLTGQPELIEKLNRPELVQFAQRIGVEFHLKALSYPETQNYIEYRLEVAGAKHKIFSNEACAVIYCYSEGIPRRINNLCDFALVYAFADDKTEIDVALIQEMMRDKKSSRIVEAKASENPDVKRVKNWLLEQHNIQIA; translated from the coding sequence ATGTATACAGAACATTTTGGTCTCACGCACAAGCCCTTTAATCTGGTCCCCGATCCACAGTTCCTCTATATGAGCCCCAACCATAAAAAAGCGCTCACCATGTTGGAATATGGCCTGATGAGCCATGCGGGATTCACGGTGGTGACAGGAGAAATCGGGGCGGGTAAGACGACGCTTATACGGGCTCTGCTTGGAAAGATTGAAGATGATTGTGTTATCGGTCTGATCAATAACACGCATGAATCATTTGGTGAGCTGATGGTATGGGTCTTGGACTCGCTTGAAATAGAGTCCAGTGCGACAGATAACGCTGGTCGTTATCGCGATTATATTAACTTTGTTGTTGAGCAACATGCTCAGGGTCGAAGAGTCGTATTAATTGTCGATGAGGCCCAAAACCTCTCGGTTCAGGCTCTTGAAGAATTACGGCTGTTATCCAATGTAAATATCGACTCTGATATCTTCCTGCAGCTTGTATTGACGGGGCAACCTGAATTAATCGAAAAACTAAATCGCCCAGAACTAGTGCAATTTGCTCAACGCATTGGGGTAGAGTTCCATCTTAAAGCGCTTAGCTATCCAGAAACACAGAATTACATTGAATACCGCCTGGAAGTCGCTGGAGCTAAACACAAAATTTTCAGTAATGAAGCCTGTGCCGTAATTTATTGTTATAGCGAAGGAATCCCCAGACGAATTAATAACCTCTGTGATTTTGCTTTGGTTTATGCCTTTGCTGATGATAAGACAGAAATTGATGTTGCCTTAATACAGGAGATGATGCGGGACAAAAAGTCCTCTCGAATTGTGGAGGCCAAGGCTTCCGAGAATCCGGATGTAAAACGCGTTAAAAACTGGTTGTTGGAGCAGCATAATATACAGATAGCCTGA
- a CDS encoding right-handed parallel beta-helix repeat-containing protein — MKLTSILFSGLLLAVSASAASAQNYYVCDNGDDNNNGRTETAPFRSYEKAMDTFNKMAAGDSILFCRGGVFPATKLKKLANSNCSSEKNCTITDYGDDAKPAPMIVSDGITVFNFQNPGNSSADGGYHIKNMTLISKQKAPAGIMLFNDVNDVLMENLHIEGFTVAVYSAGANTPNSGSNQANDRIILKNSKLLNNKMQGWLGGCNDCVIDNNHFEGNGFGMALRGHNVYIDSPVKSQNFYNNNIRFTNNTLLNSGRVDGRCQGTSFVVHGIIKNLTIDSNVVREEVGKTGDNCWGISVDPGNQLDESFVGLRITNNKIFNVGNLGIGCASCKDVLIADNLIVDEGEVLRYVIAVPNKHEDSQKSENVTIRNNKIVANHDLAYGISLGGENRFEAINNEISLSSTDSRSKCINVSNANLDTDISNNICNSHTSVSIIDDSAPIDEVPVAENTEPELSVDPTEPVTEQTENDSQPVYQRGSGLVASDNTTENGGDSSLNITSADRGIVQDAMTEETAISGNEGTSTSISGSSSTETGDAPLDDGLSDSTTRSTMLSASVQDSASMIDQSISPELSEPSVSEPVTRTRVTESISSNYVRSVTVDEVANVIENDIPVEESQCRVFARGRCMMM; from the coding sequence ATGAAACTTACTTCAATTCTATTTTCAGGTTTACTTTTAGCTGTTTCAGCTTCAGCAGCATCTGCACAAAACTATTATGTATGTGACAACGGCGACGACAATAACAACGGCCGTACCGAAACTGCACCATTCCGCTCATACGAAAAAGCAATGGATACATTCAATAAGATGGCTGCAGGAGATAGTATTCTTTTCTGTCGTGGTGGTGTTTTTCCAGCCACAAAACTTAAAAAACTGGCCAATTCAAATTGTAGCTCAGAGAAAAACTGTACTATTACTGACTATGGTGATGATGCCAAACCAGCACCAATGATAGTGTCGGATGGCATTACAGTATTTAATTTCCAAAATCCAGGTAACTCATCAGCTGATGGTGGTTATCATATAAAAAACATGACGCTAATTAGCAAACAAAAGGCTCCTGCTGGCATCATGTTATTTAATGACGTAAATGATGTGCTTATGGAAAATCTGCATATTGAAGGTTTTACCGTAGCTGTATATTCTGCTGGAGCCAACACACCTAACTCTGGTTCAAATCAAGCAAATGATCGCATTATTCTCAAAAATTCCAAATTGTTGAATAACAAAATGCAAGGTTGGTTGGGTGGTTGTAATGATTGCGTTATTGACAACAACCATTTTGAAGGGAACGGGTTTGGAATGGCTCTTCGTGGTCATAATGTATACATCGACAGTCCTGTAAAATCACAGAATTTCTACAATAACAATATTCGTTTTACTAACAATACTTTACTTAATTCCGGTAGAGTTGATGGTCGTTGTCAAGGAACTTCATTTGTGGTTCACGGTATCATTAAAAATCTGACAATAGATAGTAATGTTGTTCGTGAAGAGGTTGGAAAAACGGGTGATAACTGTTGGGGAATTTCCGTTGATCCTGGCAATCAGTTAGATGAATCATTTGTTGGCTTGCGAATCACCAATAATAAAATATTCAATGTGGGTAATTTGGGTATTGGTTGTGCTTCTTGTAAAGATGTACTGATTGCAGATAACCTAATAGTTGACGAGGGTGAAGTATTACGTTACGTAATTGCAGTTCCAAATAAACATGAAGATTCACAAAAATCCGAAAATGTTACGATTCGTAATAATAAAATTGTTGCAAACCATGATTTGGCATATGGCATTTCACTTGGAGGGGAAAATCGGTTTGAAGCCATCAATAATGAAATCAGTCTCTCATCTACAGATTCAAGATCTAAATGTATTAATGTATCAAATGCGAATTTAGATACTGATATTAGTAATAATATCTGTAATTCACACACCTCGGTCAGCATCATAGATGACTCTGCTCCAATTGATGAAGTGCCAGTGGCGGAAAATACAGAACCGGAGCTGTCAGTTGATCCAACAGAGCCAGTAACTGAACAAACAGAAAATGATTCACAACCAGTGTACCAACGTGGATCGGGTTTAGTAGCTTCTGACAACACTACTGAAAATGGTGGCGATTCTTCTTTGAACATTACATCAGCAGATCGTGGCATAGTACAGGATGCAATGACCGAAGAAACTGCTATTTCTGGAAATGAGGGTACTTCCACCTCTATTTCAGGCTCATCCAGCACTGAAACAGGTGATGCACCGTTGGATGATGGCTTGAGTGATTCAACTACCAGAAGCACAATGTTATCTGCATCAGTTCAGGATTCTGCATCGATGATTGATCAATCAATCAGTCCAGAACTTTCAGAACCATCGGTATCTGAGCCTGTCACTAGAACTCGTGTTACTGAGTCAATAAGCTCGAACTACGTTCGTTCAGTTACAGTGGATGAGGTTGCTAATGTAATTGAGAACGACATCCCCGTTGAAGAAAGTCAATGTCGAGTGTTTGCGCGTGGACGTTGCATGATGATGTGA
- a CDS encoding glycosyltransferase family protein → MKKPKIVYVLVSDPTDHFTEMAILSVYCARQYSPLCNIEIVMDRQTYEGLSGYRSSIINMVDYYKVVDINADNNAFKSRYIKTKLRELVKDDFLYVDIDAVPVSELSDIFKKQADIAMAYDYNVSPKKFILHDFERISYDKNNWPLPAEFFNSGVMLTKDNSSVRKLFSSWHELWHENQKLGLHKDQPPLHEAIRKNSIKLEVLEPEWNMMIGLQTGVGAKNPKVYHYSTVRFETRNDTYFHEIVRNMKINEEIDLSLLRKIISDKYPWTNSESIRLNFAAGKYYKMLSILLKKVKTVILR, encoded by the coding sequence ATGAAGAAACCAAAAATAGTATACGTCTTGGTAAGTGACCCAACAGATCATTTCACTGAAATGGCGATACTTTCTGTTTATTGTGCAAGGCAATATTCACCCTTGTGTAACATAGAAATTGTTATGGACAGGCAGACTTATGAAGGACTTAGCGGTTATAGATCTTCAATTATTAACATGGTGGATTATTACAAAGTTGTTGATATTAATGCTGATAATAACGCTTTTAAAAGCCGTTACATAAAAACAAAACTTAGAGAGTTAGTAAAGGATGATTTTTTATATGTAGATATTGACGCTGTGCCTGTGAGTGAACTTAGTGATATTTTCAAAAAGCAAGCCGATATAGCAATGGCGTATGATTATAACGTCAGCCCTAAAAAATTTATTCTGCATGATTTTGAGCGAATTTCGTATGATAAAAATAACTGGCCCTTACCAGCTGAGTTCTTTAACAGTGGCGTGATGCTAACCAAGGATAACTCTAGTGTTAGAAAACTTTTCTCGTCATGGCACGAGCTATGGCATGAAAATCAAAAACTGGGTTTACATAAAGACCAGCCGCCCCTACATGAAGCAATTCGGAAAAATTCGATAAAGCTTGAGGTTTTGGAGCCCGAATGGAATATGATGATAGGCTTACAAACAGGTGTAGGAGCTAAAAATCCGAAGGTATATCATTACAGTACTGTGCGTTTTGAAACCCGTAATGATACATACTTCCATGAGATTGTAAGGAATATGAAAATAAACGAGGAAATAGATCTCTCACTTCTTAGAAAGATAATTTCCGATAAATATCCATGGACAAATTCAGAGTCAATTCGACTTAATTTTGCTGCAGGTAAATATTACAAAATGCTTTCGATTTTGTTAAAGAAAGTGAAGACGGTTATCTTGAGGTAG
- a CDS encoding glycosyltransferase: MQKKLSVVMPVYNGEKYLRESVESVLNQSYGDFEFIIINDGSTDGSSRILSEYQKADPRIRLIERENKGLICSLNEGISKSTTELIARMDQDDICHKDRFKLQIDYMAQNPEIVALGTLVELIDADGDVISGFTTKSKHEEIDHQHIHGAGGAIIHPSVIMRKKALEGVRGYDMNCPNAEDIDLWLKLAEVGKLANLSKILLKYRQHVESIGYKQRSSQINSTINAVAAACQRRGSKFDINELNVRTAQASKFDIHLKWAWWAYKSNQNQTGRKHALMALKFKPWSLEVLKVLYLLSTSN, from the coding sequence ATGCAAAAAAAACTATCGGTAGTGATGCCAGTTTACAATGGTGAAAAATATCTTCGGGAATCGGTTGAGTCAGTCCTGAATCAAAGTTATGGTGACTTTGAATTTATTATTATTAATGATGGTTCGACTGATGGTTCAAGTCGAATTCTTAGTGAATATCAAAAAGCTGATCCACGAATTAGACTTATTGAAAGAGAAAACAAAGGTCTGATTTGCTCATTAAACGAGGGCATCAGTAAGTCCACCACAGAGCTCATTGCTAGGATGGATCAAGATGATATTTGTCATAAGGATAGATTCAAATTACAAATTGACTATATGGCTCAAAACCCTGAAATAGTTGCACTAGGCACCTTAGTTGAGCTTATAGATGCTGACGGTGATGTTATCTCTGGGTTTACAACAAAATCAAAACACGAGGAAATCGATCACCAACATATTCATGGAGCTGGTGGTGCGATTATTCATCCAAGCGTAATAATGCGTAAAAAGGCTTTAGAAGGAGTCAGAGGGTATGATATGAATTGCCCAAATGCAGAAGATATTGATTTATGGCTAAAGTTAGCTGAGGTAGGGAAGTTGGCTAATCTGAGTAAAATCCTTCTCAAATATAGACAGCATGTTGAAAGCATTGGCTATAAACAACGTAGCAGTCAAATTAATAGTACCATTAATGCAGTTGCTGCTGCCTGCCAAAGAAGAGGTAGTAAATTTGATATTAACGAATTGAATGTAAGAACAGCCCAAGCAAGTAAGTTTGATATCCATCTAAAGTGGGCTTGGTGGGCATATAAGAGTAATCAGAACCAAACAGGTAGGAAACATGCTCTCATGGCGTTAAAATTTAAACCATGGAGTCTAGAGGTTTTAAAAGTTTTATATTTGCTTTCCACTTCAAACTGA